In Zunongwangia profunda SM-A87, the following proteins share a genomic window:
- a CDS encoding TonB-dependent receptor produces MKFVSVKRSLFLCLFLVSGFAFAQDPIDSETVTVVKPYSPSVREASKIKAVPGKADSVSTTKKSVKYNIFSVPVASTFTPVKGRATRVERVRPPKAYDNYATLGLGNYTNVLAEFYSNIEVNRDQNFGVYLLHNSSQGGIDGVLLDNKFYDTSLNLNYGSKDRDYSWNTELGVQHQLFNWYGISENVPMTDAEILTTVDPQQNYYSVFGGGNIELYDSFFKTADLEIRQTGDAFGTSEQKVDLNSTLEFNIADELITTDVQANFVNGSMDRIYAENVENKYTFLNVGVTPSLLILRNNLTLNIGAAFFYGLDTENSDSNFYLYPKVTASYKLAGDYFTPYAGLEGGLKQNSYYDFVQQNPYISPTIMVAPTDNLYNFYLGAKGKLTNTVSYNFRGGYNAEDVKPLFVRNVYNPDIREGYAYGNSFGVVYDNVKTLSFFANISVDVNDNFRLGITGEFFDYDTDREQEAWNLPNYTAELTADYQITEKWYAGANLFLVGEREAMAIVDSRPVDGGIERAFITLDSYFDANAHVGYRFNDQLSAFVKGSNLLNNDYQRWSDFQVQGIQVLGGVTYKFDYN; encoded by the coding sequence ATGAAATTTGTTTCAGTAAAAAGGAGCTTGTTTTTATGTCTGTTTTTAGTAAGTGGTTTTGCTTTTGCACAAGACCCAATAGATAGTGAAACAGTTACGGTGGTAAAACCTTATTCGCCATCGGTACGAGAGGCTTCTAAAATAAAAGCGGTACCAGGGAAAGCAGATTCGGTAAGTACTACAAAAAAGTCGGTCAAATATAATATTTTCTCGGTTCCGGTAGCTTCAACCTTTACTCCTGTAAAAGGAAGGGCCACCAGGGTAGAACGTGTTCGTCCTCCTAAAGCTTACGATAATTATGCAACTTTAGGATTAGGAAATTATACCAATGTCTTAGCCGAATTTTATAGTAATATCGAAGTAAACCGCGATCAGAACTTTGGAGTTTATTTGCTGCATAATTCTTCTCAGGGAGGGATAGATGGTGTTTTATTGGATAATAAATTCTACGACACATCGCTTAATCTTAATTATGGAAGTAAAGACCGTGATTATTCCTGGAATACTGAGCTTGGTGTGCAACATCAGTTATTTAATTGGTACGGTATTTCTGAAAACGTTCCAATGACTGATGCTGAAATTCTTACCACGGTAGATCCGCAGCAAAATTATTATTCGGTTTTTGGAGGTGGAAATATCGAGCTGTATGATTCTTTCTTTAAAACTGCCGATCTTGAAATTAGACAAACAGGTGATGCTTTTGGAACTTCAGAGCAAAAAGTAGATTTAAACAGTACGTTAGAATTTAATATTGCAGACGAATTAATTACAACAGATGTTCAGGCCAATTTTGTAAATGGCTCGATGGATAGAATTTATGCCGAAAATGTTGAAAATAAATACACATTTTTAAATGTGGGAGTGACTCCAAGTTTATTAATTCTAAGAAATAATTTAACCCTTAATATAGGGGCTGCATTTTTCTATGGTTTAGATACAGAAAATAGCGATAGTAACTTCTACTTATATCCAAAAGTTACCGCCAGTTATAAGTTAGCCGGTGATTATTTTACGCCTTATGCTGGTTTGGAAGGGGGGCTTAAGCAAAATTCCTACTACGATTTTGTGCAGCAGAACCCTTATATTTCACCAACTATTATGGTAGCACCCACAGATAATTTATATAATTTTTATTTAGGTGCAAAAGGAAAATTGACCAACACTGTTTCTTATAATTTTAGAGGAGGCTACAATGCGGAGGATGTAAAACCCCTTTTTGTAAGAAATGTTTATAACCCGGATATTAGGGAAGGCTACGCTTACGGAAACTCTTTTGGGGTAGTTTACGACAATGTAAAAACACTCTCGTTTTTCGCGAATATTAGTGTAGATGTAAACGATAATTTTAGGTTAGGAATTACCGGAGAATTTTTTGATTATGATACTGATCGTGAACAGGAAGCATGGAATTTACCAAATTATACTGCCGAGCTCACCGCAGATTATCAAATTACAGAAAAATGGTACGCTGGTGCTAACCTGTTTTTAGTAGGAGAGCGGGAAGCGATGGCAATTGTGGATAGTCGTCCTGTAGATGGCGGTATAGAGAGAGCATTTATTACTTTAGATAGTTATTTTGATGCGAATGCTCATGTAGGTTATCGCTTTAACGATCAACTTTCAGCGTTTGTGAAAGGTAGCAACCTTTTAAATAACGATTATCAGCGCTGGAGCGATTTCCAGGTACAGGGAATCCAGGTTTTAGGGGGCGTAACCTATAAATTCGATTATAATTAA
- a CDS encoding amidohydrolase: MRNIFTILFVSVILCSCDSKQKVDLIVTNAKIYTVDEDFSMAEAFAVKDGKFEAIGTASEITSIYEANKTIDAHGKAVYPGFIDAHAHFYRLGLQQQMVNLVGTKSYEEVVARIVEFQQKNNKSFITGGGWDQNDWENKEFPAKDTLDRLFPDTPIALSRIDGHALLVNQAALDKAGVTTETTFEGGDIEQKNGELTGILVDNPMQLIFDAQPKPTEDEMAEALMTAQKMCFEYGLTTVVDAGIDRKVIELMDSLQQHRDFKMRIYAMISNTEENLNYYLDKEPYKTEHLNVRSVKFYGDGALGSRGAALKEEYSDRHGHFGALLSPIETFKEVAARVAKSKYQLNTHAIGDSANYVVLTTYDSLLKNDPDRRWRVEHAQIIDEEDFKYFSKNIIPSVQPTHATSDMYWAEDRLGEERLQEGAYAYKKLLDQAGLVALGTDFPVEQVSTFLTFYAAVARKDTENYPEGGFMKEEALTREETLKGMTIWAAYANFEEEEKGSIEKGKFADFILLEKDIMEVDESEIPNLKVVETYLGGEKVF, translated from the coding sequence ATGCGTAATATTTTTACAATTTTATTTGTATCGGTTATTTTGTGTTCTTGCGATTCTAAGCAGAAAGTAGATCTCATTGTAACCAATGCGAAGATTTATACGGTAGATGAAGATTTTTCTATGGCCGAAGCTTTTGCGGTAAAAGACGGAAAATTTGAAGCAATTGGGACAGCTTCAGAAATTACGTCGATTTATGAAGCAAATAAAACCATAGATGCCCACGGTAAAGCAGTCTATCCAGGTTTTATTGATGCTCATGCGCATTTTTATCGTTTAGGCCTTCAGCAGCAAATGGTAAATCTAGTCGGCACAAAAAGCTATGAAGAAGTAGTAGCAAGAATCGTTGAATTTCAACAAAAAAATAATAAGTCCTTTATCACAGGGGGTGGTTGGGATCAAAATGATTGGGAAAATAAAGAGTTTCCAGCCAAAGACACCTTAGATCGTTTATTTCCGGATACGCCAATTGCTTTAAGCCGAATTGATGGTCATGCCTTACTGGTAAATCAAGCTGCGTTGGATAAGGCAGGGGTTACTACAGAAACTACTTTTGAAGGTGGTGATATCGAGCAGAAAAATGGGGAGTTAACCGGTATCCTGGTCGATAATCCTATGCAATTAATTTTTGATGCGCAACCAAAACCAACCGAAGACGAAATGGCTGAAGCCTTGATGACTGCTCAAAAAATGTGTTTTGAGTATGGTTTGACTACCGTGGTAGATGCCGGTATCGATCGTAAAGTGATCGAACTTATGGACAGTTTACAACAGCATCGGGATTTTAAAATGAGAATCTATGCAATGATTAGCAATACCGAAGAAAACCTTAATTATTATCTTGATAAGGAACCTTATAAAACTGAGCACTTAAATGTACGATCGGTAAAATTTTACGGTGATGGCGCTTTAGGTTCTCGAGGAGCCGCTTTAAAAGAGGAATATAGTGACCGTCACGGTCATTTTGGGGCCTTGCTTTCTCCTATAGAGACTTTTAAAGAGGTAGCGGCTAGAGTTGCAAAATCAAAATATCAGTTAAATACGCATGCTATTGGGGATTCAGCTAATTATGTGGTGCTAACAACTTATGATTCTTTGCTGAAAAATGATCCTGACCGCAGATGGCGGGTAGAACATGCTCAGATTATTGATGAAGAGGATTTTAAATACTTCAGTAAAAATATAATTCCTTCTGTCCAACCTACACATGCTACAAGTGATATGTACTGGGCAGAGGATCGTTTGGGTGAAGAACGGTTACAAGAAGGCGCTTATGCATATAAAAAATTATTGGACCAGGCAGGATTGGTTGCTTTAGGTACTGATTTTCCGGTAGAGCAAGTAAGTACGTTCTTAACCTTTTATGCGGCAGTAGCAAGAAAGGACACTGAAAACTATCCTGAAGGCGGCTTTATGAAAGAGGAAGCTTTAACTCGTGAAGAAACCTTAAAAGGAATGACCATTTGGGCGGCTTATGCGAACTTTGAGGAAGAGGAAAAGGGAAGTATCGAAAAAGGTAAATTTGCCGACTTTATCCTATTGGAAAAGGATATTATGGAGGTAGACGAAAGCGAAATTCCTAATCTAAAAGTAGTGGAAACTTACCTTGGGGGAGAAAAAGTGTTTTAA
- a CDS encoding peptidylprolyl isomerase translates to MDNGIYAKFHTTKGEILVALEYEKAPGTVGNFVGLAEGNLENEAKSQGTPYYDGLKFHRVIPDFMVQGGDPQGTGSGGPGYKFDDEIHPDLKHDAPGKLSMANAGPGTNGSQFFITHVETPWLDGKHTVFGSVVEGQDVVDSIAQGDKIEKLEIIREGEEAKNWNAVETFRQFNGAKAEREAAALKQQEELLGKLAQGFEKTDSGLRYKIEKEGDGKQAEKGKTVSVHYKGRLADGTVFDSSYKRNQPIEFPIGVGHVIAGWDEGILKLKVGDQARFVIPSHLGYGERGAGGVIPPNATLIFDVELMDVK, encoded by the coding sequence ATGGATAACGGAATATATGCTAAGTTTCACACCACGAAAGGTGAAATTTTAGTAGCATTAGAATATGAAAAGGCTCCGGGAACAGTAGGAAATTTTGTTGGGCTTGCTGAAGGAAATTTAGAAAACGAAGCAAAATCACAGGGAACGCCTTATTACGACGGATTAAAATTTCATCGGGTAATTCCAGATTTTATGGTTCAGGGTGGTGATCCTCAGGGAACTGGGTCTGGTGGTCCAGGTTATAAATTTGATGACGAAATTCATCCAGATCTTAAGCACGATGCTCCAGGTAAATTATCGATGGCCAATGCAGGTCCTGGTACTAACGGTAGTCAGTTTTTTATTACTCACGTAGAGACACCATGGTTAGACGGGAAGCATACGGTATTTGGAAGTGTGGTTGAAGGTCAGGATGTTGTAGATAGCATCGCTCAGGGTGATAAAATCGAAAAGTTAGAAATTATCCGTGAAGGGGAAGAAGCTAAAAATTGGAATGCAGTAGAAACGTTCCGTCAGTTTAATGGTGCTAAAGCAGAGCGTGAAGCTGCTGCCCTAAAGCAACAGGAAGAACTTCTTGGTAAATTAGCACAGGGTTTTGAAAAAACCGATAGTGGTTTACGCTATAAAATTGAGAAAGAAGGAGACGGTAAACAAGCCGAAAAAGGAAAAACGGTTTCTGTACACTACAAAGGTCGCTTGGCCGATGGTACTGTTTTTGATTCTTCCTATAAAAGAAATCAGCCTATAGAGTTTCCTATTGGTGTAGGACATGTAATTGCTGGTTGGGACGAAGGTATTTTAAAACTAAAAGTTGGTGATCAGGCAAGATTTGTGATCCCTTCTCATCTTGGATATGGTGAGCGTGGTGCTGGTGGTGTAATCCCACCAAACGCAACCTTGATTTTTGATGTAGAGTTAATGGATGTAAAATAA
- a CDS encoding peroxiredoxin has protein sequence MSTIRLGDTAPNFDAETTEGKINFYDYLGDSWGILFSHPSDYTPVCTTELGTVANYKPEFDKRNTKVIALSIDDMESHKGWVKDIEETQEVKLNYPIIADEDKNVSNLYDMIHPNEDNKATVRSVFIISPDKKVKLTLTYPPSTGRNFEEILRVIDSLQLTAYHKVATPANWKHGEEVVISPAVSNEDAKGLFPKGYKEVKPYLRMTPQPNLD, from the coding sequence ATGAGTACTATAAGATTAGGAGATACTGCACCAAATTTTGATGCTGAAACTACAGAAGGAAAAATAAATTTTTACGATTATCTTGGCGATAGTTGGGGAATATTATTCTCTCACCCATCAGATTATACGCCGGTTTGTACTACGGAATTAGGAACTGTAGCCAATTACAAACCAGAATTTGATAAGCGTAACACTAAAGTAATCGCTTTAAGTATCGACGATATGGAATCTCACAAAGGTTGGGTAAAAGACATTGAGGAAACTCAGGAAGTAAAACTTAACTATCCCATTATCGCTGATGAGGATAAAAATGTTTCGAATCTTTACGACATGATCCATCCAAATGAAGATAATAAAGCGACGGTAAGATCGGTATTTATTATTAGTCCTGATAAGAAAGTAAAGTTAACATTAACCTATCCACCAAGTACCGGTAGGAATTTTGAAGAAATTCTTCGTGTTATCGATTCTTTACAATTAACCGCGTATCATAAAGTAGCGACTCCGGCAAACTGGAAACATGGTGAAGAAGTAGTTATTAGTCCTGCGGTTTCTAACGAAGATGCTAAAGGTCTATTCCCTAAAGGATATAAAGAAGTGAAACCATATTTGAGAATGACCCCACAACCCAATTTGGACTAA
- a CDS encoding thioredoxin family protein, which translates to MARTPSNMLALGTKAPEFELYDTVTDKTFDLEALKGPKGILIMFICNHCPFVKHVNSEIAKLGEEYQAKGFGIVAVSSNDVENYPDDSPELMKKAAQKEGYTFPYLYDEDQSVAKAYDAACTPDFFLFDENLELAYRGQLDDSRPGNEKPVTGKDLRNAMDAILAGEKVADDQKPSIGCNIKWKQS; encoded by the coding sequence ATGGCACGTACTCCATCAAATATGTTGGCTTTGGGCACTAAAGCTCCAGAGTTTGAATTATACGATACAGTAACCGATAAAACCTTTGATCTTGAAGCACTAAAAGGACCAAAAGGAATATTAATCATGTTTATTTGCAACCATTGTCCATTCGTAAAGCATGTAAATTCAGAAATCGCCAAACTAGGCGAAGAATATCAGGCTAAAGGATTTGGAATAGTGGCAGTTTCCAGCAATGACGTTGAAAATTATCCTGACGACAGCCCGGAATTAATGAAAAAAGCTGCTCAAAAAGAAGGATATACTTTCCCTTATTTATACGATGAAGACCAAAGTGTTGCAAAAGCTTATGATGCTGCCTGCACGCCAGACTTTTTTCTTTTTGATGAAAATTTAGAACTCGCTTATCGTGGTCAGCTAGACGATTCTCGTCCCGGAAACGAAAAACCGGTTACCGGAAAAGATCTTAGAAATGCCATGGATGCTATTCTTGCCGGAGAAAAAGTTGCGGATGATCAAAAACCGAGTATTGGCTGCAATATTAAATGGAAACAGTCTTAG
- a CDS encoding tRNA-binding protein has protein sequence MEISWKDFEKVEMRVGTIIEAKQFPEARKPAYKLKIDFGKHIGFRKTSAQITRNYEPQDLVGKQVIAVINFPDKQIANFMSECLVLGAVGDHNDIVLIEPGLEVENGIRIG, from the coding sequence ATGGAAATAAGTTGGAAAGACTTTGAAAAAGTTGAAATGCGGGTAGGAACAATCATCGAGGCCAAGCAGTTCCCAGAAGCCAGGAAGCCCGCTTACAAATTAAAAATTGATTTTGGAAAACATATAGGTTTTAGAAAGACCTCTGCACAAATTACCAGAAACTACGAGCCACAGGATCTGGTAGGGAAACAGGTCATTGCGGTAATTAATTTCCCAGATAAGCAAATCGCTAATTTTATGAGTGAATGCCTGGTTTTGGGAGCAGTAGGAGATCATAACGATATTGTCCTTATTGAGCCTGGTTTAGAGGTTGAAAATGGCATAAGAATTGGGTAG
- a CDS encoding potassium channel family protein: MKYIIIGLGNFGSSLAQKLTALNNEVIGVDIRMDRIESIKDKITHAINLDATESAAVSNLPLRDTDVVVVAIGENQGANVMTTALMKKLNVKRLISRAQQGLQEMVLEAMGVDEIIHPEEETAERWAKKLNMRGVVDSFELNEDYSIVEVQVPDQYHDKTLQEIRFREDYDLIILTTMKVTEGKNDLGCAKKITNIKGVASAGTKLYKGDIMVIYGNKKDIRKLLEDQQKRDR; the protein is encoded by the coding sequence ATGAAATATATCATTATTGGATTAGGAAACTTTGGTTCTTCATTAGCCCAAAAGCTTACTGCACTTAACAATGAAGTTATTGGTGTAGATATTCGTATGGATCGTATCGAATCCATAAAAGATAAAATCACACATGCGATTAATCTTGATGCAACAGAATCGGCTGCTGTATCTAACCTGCCTCTTAGGGATACCGATGTTGTAGTGGTAGCCATTGGAGAAAATCAGGGCGCCAATGTGATGACCACAGCTTTGATGAAAAAGTTAAATGTAAAGCGACTTATTAGCCGTGCACAACAGGGATTGCAGGAAATGGTATTAGAAGCTATGGGCGTAGATGAGATTATTCACCCTGAAGAAGAAACCGCCGAGCGCTGGGCCAAAAAACTGAATATGCGCGGAGTGGTAGATAGCTTTGAACTTAATGAGGATTATAGTATTGTTGAAGTGCAGGTACCGGATCAATACCACGATAAAACCTTACAGGAAATACGCTTTAGAGAAGATTATGACCTTATTATTTTGACTACAATGAAAGTCACTGAAGGTAAAAACGATCTTGGGTGCGCAAAAAAAATAACCAATATTAAAGGCGTTGCTTCCGCAGGCACCAAACTATACAAAGGCGATATCATGGTGATCTACGGAAACAAAAAAGATATCAGAAAATTATTAGAAGATCAGCAGAAAAGAGATCGATAA
- a CDS encoding TrkH family potassium uptake protein, with translation MSKYKILEYLRRFSFWLSFFAVIAIIFDLGFSHEKFVEIEIRTFYFITLLVGIPSIALRYFIANDRFPNKVRFFDTIIFSLFGLLALAQVDAIRENLVFFEFFNKMGWIYLAIVIYFIRELSRFELKIDREIINPAQLFIISFLILIIIGTLCLMLPKATHNGISFLDALFTSTSAVCVTGLIVVDTGSYFTTFGQSIILVLIQLGGLGIMTFASYFSYFFRGSTSYENQLMMKNVTDSETLGEVFSALKKILFITFVFEFIGGLLIYMSLDPQLFETVGDRIFFSVFHTISGFCNAGFSTLEYSLYQPEYRFNFPLHIILSVLFILGGLGFPIVLNIYKYGKYFIKKNFLRFKRPDQPVHMPWILNLNSRIVLVTTAILLVGGTVFFMFFEYNNTLKDYNFLGKLAASFFGSSTPRTAGFNSVDMGALHFSTIMVIMFLMWIGASPGSTGGGIKTSTIAIATLNFLSLAKGKDRVEVYNREIANNSLRRAFAIMTLSILFVGLSILMISYFDPDMHLLDVAFESISAYSTVGLSLGITANFSGASKIVIIMTMFAGRVSMLTIMAAFLADVKHLNYKYPTEEVLIN, from the coding sequence ATGAGTAAATATAAAATTTTAGAGTACCTAAGAAGGTTTTCTTTTTGGCTAAGTTTCTTTGCGGTAATAGCAATAATTTTTGATTTAGGCTTTTCTCATGAGAAATTTGTTGAAATCGAAATAAGAACCTTTTATTTTATTACCCTTCTCGTTGGAATTCCTTCTATTGCTTTACGTTATTTTATCGCCAATGATCGTTTCCCTAACAAGGTTAGATTTTTCGATACTATCATTTTCTCGCTATTTGGCCTCCTCGCTCTTGCACAGGTTGATGCTATTAGAGAGAATCTTGTATTTTTCGAATTTTTCAATAAAATGGGCTGGATCTACCTGGCTATCGTTATTTATTTTATCCGGGAATTATCCAGGTTCGAATTAAAGATCGATCGAGAAATTATCAATCCGGCACAACTGTTTATTATTAGTTTTTTAATACTCATAATAATAGGGACACTGTGCCTTATGCTTCCTAAAGCTACTCACAACGGCATTTCGTTTTTAGATGCTTTATTCACCTCTACCAGCGCAGTTTGTGTCACCGGACTTATTGTGGTCGATACAGGTAGCTATTTTACAACTTTTGGACAAAGTATCATTTTGGTTTTAATTCAGCTTGGGGGATTGGGAATCATGACTTTTGCCAGTTACTTTAGTTATTTTTTCCGGGGTAGCACCTCGTATGAGAATCAGTTAATGATGAAAAACGTCACAGATTCAGAGACACTGGGCGAAGTTTTTTCGGCATTAAAAAAGATTTTATTTATCACTTTTGTATTCGAATTTATAGGAGGTTTATTAATTTATATGAGCTTAGATCCTCAATTATTCGAAACTGTTGGTGATCGTATTTTCTTTTCGGTTTTTCACACCATTTCAGGGTTTTGTAATGCCGGTTTTTCTACTTTAGAATATAGTCTATACCAACCGGAATATCGATTTAATTTTCCATTGCATATCATTTTATCAGTACTGTTTATTCTGGGAGGTTTAGGATTTCCTATTGTACTTAACATATATAAGTATGGAAAGTATTTTATCAAAAAGAATTTTTTACGGTTTAAAAGACCAGACCAGCCGGTTCATATGCCATGGATTTTGAATTTGAATTCCAGAATTGTACTGGTCACCACAGCGATATTACTCGTGGGCGGTACGGTTTTCTTTATGTTCTTTGAATACAACAATACCCTAAAAGATTATAATTTCCTTGGAAAACTGGCTGCTTCTTTCTTTGGTTCCTCGACTCCTAGAACTGCCGGGTTTAACTCGGTCGATATGGGGGCATTGCATTTCTCTACCATCATGGTGATTATGTTTTTAATGTGGATTGGTGCTTCCCCTGGATCTACAGGTGGTGGTATTAAAACAAGCACGATAGCTATTGCTACGCTTAATTTTTTAAGTCTGGCAAAAGGTAAAGACCGTGTAGAAGTTTATAACCGGGAAATTGCAAATAACTCTTTACGAAGAGCTTTTGCGATCATGACCTTATCTATACTTTTTGTAGGATTATCGATTTTAATGATCTCTTATTTTGACCCCGATATGCACTTACTTGATGTGGCTTTCGAATCTATTTCTGCTTACAGTACCGTAGGATTAAGCTTAGGGATTACTGCAAATTTTTCCGGTGCCTCAAAAATTGTAATTATCATGACCATGTTTGCCGGTAGAGTAAGCATGCTTACTATTATGGCCGCATTTTTGGCTGATGTAAAACATTTAAATTATAAATACCCTACAGAGGAAGTTTTAATTAACTAA
- a CDS encoding M14 family zinc carboxypeptidase, which translates to MKKFLTLFFLISSLGFQAQDFDTLSLDYYLPKTISYNADIPKPQDIIGFVPGQWHVSHDRLVNYMTKLAEVSPRISIENRGTSYEGRPLLLLTISSEKNIQNIDKIRQDHKALVEDGAANLNTKEMPIVVNQGFSIHGNEPSGSNAALIAAYYLAAAEGDEIEDLLNHTIILFDPSFNPDGLQRFAYWANTNRSANINADPQDREYDEVWPGGRTNHYWFDLNRDWLPAQLPESQARIKTFHKWYPNILTDHHEMGSNSSFFFQPGIPSRTHPLTPNLNQELTQEIGKYHAAAFDKLGSFYFTEESYDDFYYGKGSTFPDINGSIGILFEQASSRGHAQETDNGLLTFPFTIRNQFTAALSTLEAAKNMRVKLLNYQRDFYNNARSSAGKGAWAFGNTKDATTAYHLAEIMKRHQIKIHPVTKEFSKDGKTYKPGSAYIIPKNQRQHQLVEAMFEKRTSFEDSLFYDISAWTFPLAFNLDYTENASLDHAGEMIEVLEQPQVPAMEKSSYAYVMEWHDYNAPKALNMILNKGLRARVAMQRFGTKTKQYDYGSIMIPVQNQKLNKEELFDFLQNVAETANITIDAVDTGLTSGINLGSRFFLPIENQEIALLVGEGITPYDAGEIWHLFDQRYDIKVTKLNTRNFGRADLSRYTDIILVNNWGTALDKNDTEKLKTWIRNGGTLIAYRNASRYLSTNNLLDIKTKNNPIKAKNISFEQRSDFYGSQGIGGAIFETKLDRSHPINFGYKNDHLALFRNTTIFVEADEQSFNNPIQYTNDPLLSGYISEEKNEEIKNTVPFKTNGFGKGQVIYFTDNTNFRAFWYGTNKLLMNAIFFGDHM; encoded by the coding sequence ATGAAGAAATTTCTCACCCTCTTTTTTCTAATTTCATCATTGGGTTTTCAGGCACAGGATTTCGATACTTTAAGCCTCGATTACTATTTACCAAAAACCATTAGCTATAATGCTGACATTCCAAAACCACAGGACATTATTGGCTTTGTGCCGGGACAATGGCATGTAAGCCATGATCGATTGGTGAACTATATGACCAAACTTGCTGAAGTTTCCCCACGTATTAGTATAGAAAATCGCGGCACCTCCTACGAAGGACGACCACTTTTATTACTAACGATCTCTTCAGAAAAAAACATTCAAAATATCGACAAGATCCGGCAGGATCATAAAGCTTTAGTTGAAGATGGCGCTGCCAATCTTAACACCAAAGAGATGCCCATCGTAGTAAACCAGGGGTTTTCCATACATGGTAACGAACCCAGTGGTTCTAATGCTGCACTTATTGCCGCCTATTATTTAGCCGCTGCCGAAGGTGATGAAATTGAAGATTTACTAAACCATACCATTATTCTTTTTGATCCCTCTTTCAACCCAGATGGATTACAACGTTTTGCCTATTGGGCAAATACCAATCGTAGTGCCAATATTAATGCAGATCCGCAAGATCGGGAGTATGACGAAGTTTGGCCGGGCGGTCGTACCAACCACTATTGGTTTGATCTTAACCGTGACTGGCTGCCGGCACAATTACCGGAATCACAGGCTAGAATTAAAACCTTCCATAAATGGTATCCTAACATTCTTACAGATCACCATGAAATGGGTTCTAATTCTTCTTTTTTCTTTCAACCTGGCATTCCTTCCAGAACCCATCCTCTAACACCAAACCTAAATCAAGAATTAACACAAGAGATCGGGAAATATCATGCAGCCGCTTTTGATAAATTGGGAAGCTTTTATTTTACAGAAGAAAGCTATGATGACTTTTATTACGGAAAAGGATCTACCTTCCCCGATATCAATGGAAGCATCGGGATTTTATTTGAACAGGCAAGTTCTCGCGGGCATGCACAAGAAACCGATAATGGCTTATTAACTTTTCCATTCACTATAAGAAATCAATTTACCGCCGCTCTCTCTACTTTAGAAGCTGCAAAAAACATGCGAGTGAAGTTGTTGAATTACCAACGCGATTTCTATAATAACGCCAGGAGTTCTGCCGGTAAAGGCGCCTGGGCTTTTGGAAATACCAAAGATGCCACCACAGCTTATCATTTGGCTGAGATTATGAAAAGACACCAAATTAAAATTCACCCTGTAACAAAAGAATTTAGTAAAGACGGAAAAACATACAAACCAGGTTCAGCATATATCATCCCAAAAAACCAGAGACAACACCAACTGGTAGAAGCTATGTTTGAAAAAAGAACAAGTTTTGAAGATAGTTTATTTTATGATATCTCTGCCTGGACATTTCCTCTGGCTTTTAATTTAGATTATACGGAGAATGCTTCTTTAGATCATGCCGGAGAAATGATTGAGGTACTGGAGCAACCACAAGTTCCTGCCATGGAAAAAAGCTCTTATGCCTATGTAATGGAGTGGCATGATTATAATGCACCAAAAGCCTTAAACATGATCCTTAATAAAGGATTAAGGGCGCGAGTTGCTATGCAAAGATTTGGTACTAAAACAAAACAATATGACTACGGCAGTATCATGATTCCCGTTCAGAATCAAAAACTAAACAAAGAAGAACTTTTCGATTTTCTACAAAATGTTGCTGAAACGGCTAATATTACGATCGATGCGGTAGATACCGGCTTAACTTCAGGGATCAATCTGGGGAGTCGCTTTTTCCTTCCGATAGAGAATCAGGAAATCGCTCTTTTAGTTGGCGAAGGTATTACCCCATATGATGCCGGTGAAATTTGGCACTTGTTTGATCAACGCTATGATATTAAAGTAACCAAACTAAATACCCGTAACTTTGGACGTGCCGATCTTAGCCGATACACCGATATTATTTTAGTAAACAACTGGGGAACTGCTCTGGATAAAAATGATACTGAAAAACTTAAAACATGGATTAGAAACGGAGGCACTTTAATTGCATATAGAAATGCTTCACGTTACCTAAGTACCAATAATTTACTAGACATTAAAACCAAAAACAATCCAATAAAAGCTAAAAATATTAGTTTTGAGCAGCGCAGTGATTTTTACGGATCTCAAGGTATTGGCGGGGCAATTTTTGAAACAAAATTAGACCGCTCTCATCCTATTAACTTTGGATATAAAAATGACCATTTAGCGCTTTTTAGAAATACCACTATTTTTGTTGAAGCTGACGAACAGAGCTTTAACAATCCCATTCAATACACCAACGATCCTTTGTTAAGTGGTTATATAAGTGAAGAAAAAAACGAAGAGATAAAAAATACGGTCCCATTCAAAACAAATGGTTTTGGCAAAGGACAGGTAATTTACTTTACAGACAACACCAACTTTAGAGCATTCTGGTATGGCACCAATAAATTATTGATGAATGCTATATTCTTCGGCGATCACATGTGA